Proteins encoded in a region of the Streptomyces akebiae genome:
- a CDS encoding aldehyde dehydrogenase: MSDKSDKTSDKTIVAGVSVDTRHWIGGRRVASAETFTDVSPIDGRVLGEIARGGTAEVEAAVAAAREAFPAWAATPRAERARILHAIADGVEKRLEELAIVETNDNGALLRSHRRGVMPRVAHNFRFFADWLLTLEHEDFETRGHTNHVSWDPAGPCVLITPWNAPLMLATWKVAPALAAGNTVILKPAEWTPLTASLLADIAAEAGLPAGVLNVVQGYGSEIGDALTSHPDVRRISFTGSVPTARRIAASAAPNLTPLSLELGGKSPLLVFADADLDLAVDLAVEQYDNAGQVCLAATRFLVEESVAEEFTRRFTEKAGALRQGDPRDEATDIGPTIHPRQLEKIDGFVRRAVASGARVVVGGHRVDEQYYAPTLLTEVAQDSEIVQEEVFGPVLTLQTFTDEDEAVRLADDTRFGLAATLATGDPERAARVAERLVAGTVWVNCFFVRDLQAPFGGSRQSGVGREGGTWSFDFYCDLKNTVTAPNGWKSHG; this comes from the coding sequence ATGTCTGACAAGTCTGACAAAACTTCTGACAAAACTATCGTCGCCGGAGTTTCCGTCGACACCCGGCACTGGATCGGTGGGCGGCGGGTCGCCTCCGCCGAGACCTTCACGGACGTCTCCCCCATCGACGGGCGCGTCCTCGGCGAGATCGCGCGTGGTGGTACCGCCGAGGTCGAGGCCGCCGTCGCCGCCGCTCGGGAGGCCTTCCCCGCCTGGGCCGCCACCCCCCGCGCCGAACGCGCCCGGATCCTGCACGCCATCGCCGACGGCGTCGAGAAGCGACTCGAAGAGCTGGCGATCGTCGAGACGAACGACAACGGGGCGCTGCTGCGGTCCCACCGGCGGGGTGTCATGCCCCGGGTGGCCCACAACTTCCGGTTCTTCGCCGACTGGCTGCTGACGCTGGAGCACGAGGACTTCGAGACACGCGGGCACACCAATCACGTGAGCTGGGACCCGGCGGGGCCGTGCGTGCTGATCACACCGTGGAACGCGCCGCTGATGCTGGCCACCTGGAAGGTCGCTCCGGCGCTGGCCGCCGGCAACACGGTGATCCTGAAGCCGGCCGAGTGGACCCCGCTGACCGCGTCGCTGCTGGCGGACATCGCCGCCGAGGCGGGGCTGCCCGCCGGGGTGCTCAACGTCGTCCAGGGGTACGGCTCGGAGATCGGCGACGCGCTCACCTCGCACCCGGACGTCCGGCGGATCAGTTTCACCGGCTCGGTGCCGACGGCCCGGCGGATCGCCGCGTCGGCGGCGCCGAACCTCACCCCCCTCAGCCTCGAACTGGGCGGCAAGTCACCGCTGCTGGTGTTCGCGGACGCCGATCTGGACCTGGCGGTGGACCTCGCGGTGGAGCAGTACGACAACGCCGGGCAGGTGTGCCTGGCCGCGACGCGGTTCCTCGTCGAGGAGTCGGTCGCCGAGGAGTTCACCCGGCGGTTCACGGAGAAGGCCGGTGCCCTGCGGCAGGGTGATCCCCGGGACGAGGCCACCGACATCGGGCCCACCATCCATCCCCGCCAGCTGGAGAAGATCGACGGGTTCGTGCGGCGGGCCGTGGCGTCGGGGGCCCGGGTGGTCGTCGGCGGGCATCGCGTGGACGAGCAGTACTACGCGCCCACCCTGCTCACGGAGGTCGCGCAGGACTCGGAGATCGTGCAGGAGGAGGTCTTCGGGCCGGTGCTGACCCTCCAGACCTTCACCGACGAGGACGAGGCCGTACGGCTCGCCGACGACACCCGCTTCGGGCTGGCCGCCACCCTCGCCACCGGTGACCCCGAGCGTGCGGCACGGGTCGCCGAGCGGCTGGTCGCGGGCACGGTGTGGGTGAACTGCTTCTTCGTACGCGATCTGCAGGCGCCCTTCGGCGGCTCCCGTCAGTCCGGGGTCGGCCGCGAGGGCGGAACCTGGAGCTTCGACTTCTACTGCGACCTGAAGAACACCGTGACCGCGCCGAACGGATGGAAGAGCCATGGGTGA
- a CDS encoding 3,4-dihydroxyphenylacetate 2,3-dioxygenase has product MGEIVGAGLLAHVPTIVLPEADRLELNEGKEITLVTGLRELRRDVFDRDDYDTVVVLDSHWATTVEFVVAAQARRAGLFTSEELPRGMCRMPYDFPGDPELALNIEKFADKHGTWITAIEDEYLPIYYATINLWKFLGEGLPDKRWVTIGVCQTGDMEDHLRLGRALADGIAATPGRRVLVIASGALSHTFWPLRELRDHEASDPAHIFTPEAREADHERIAWFKEGRHDKVLDTMDAFWKFKPEARFFHYLMMAGALGERACVARARQYGQYENSIGTGQVHLWFDRPAGGWTASSPRLPQEGLS; this is encoded by the coding sequence ATGGGTGAGATCGTCGGGGCGGGACTCCTCGCCCACGTCCCCACCATCGTCCTGCCGGAGGCCGACCGGCTGGAGCTGAACGAGGGCAAGGAGATCACCCTCGTCACCGGTCTGCGGGAGCTGCGCCGGGACGTCTTCGACCGTGACGACTACGACACCGTCGTCGTCCTCGACTCGCACTGGGCGACCACCGTCGAGTTCGTGGTCGCCGCGCAAGCGCGCCGGGCCGGTCTCTTCACCTCCGAGGAGCTGCCGCGCGGGATGTGCCGGATGCCCTACGACTTCCCCGGTGACCCCGAACTCGCCCTCAACATCGAGAAGTTCGCGGACAAGCACGGCACCTGGATCACCGCGATCGAGGACGAGTACCTGCCGATCTACTACGCCACGATCAACCTCTGGAAGTTCCTCGGCGAGGGGCTGCCGGACAAGCGGTGGGTGACCATCGGGGTCTGTCAGACCGGGGACATGGAGGACCATCTGCGGCTGGGGCGGGCGCTCGCCGACGGGATCGCCGCCACCCCGGGGCGGCGGGTCCTGGTCATCGCCTCGGGCGCGCTGTCGCACACCTTCTGGCCGCTGCGCGAGCTGCGCGACCACGAGGCCTCCGATCCGGCGCACATCTTCACGCCGGAGGCCCGCGAGGCCGACCACGAGCGGATCGCCTGGTTCAAGGAGGGCCGGCACGACAAGGTCCTCGACACCATGGACGCGTTCTGGAAGTTCAAGCCCGAGGCCAGGTTCTTCCACTACCTGATGATGGCGGGCGCCCTGGGCGAGCGGGCCTGCGTCGCCAGGGCCCGGCAGTACGGGCAGTACGAGAACTCCATCGGCACGGGTCAGGTCCACCTCTGGTTCGACCGCCCCGCGGGCGGCTGGACCGCCTCCTCTCCCCGACTCCCCCAGGAAGGCCTGTCATGA
- a CDS encoding TetR/AcrR family transcriptional regulator has product MTDSADVPKSRRPRKRLHYGEGREALLNAAVRVVARGGLRKLTYRAVAEEAGVTHGLVVHHFGSRDALIEEALAHTIRTSLDTSSLEPGTGKVTDFSTGLSEMVTADPDTQAFQYELLLESRRRPELLPQIRELYDEYFDAAQRELGRMLPAGADRALTRLVFAALDGLVLHQLVFDEPDVTERAVEELRVLLRLLHADGEGREDGATDAAAGEAGSTGATDATGKADAVGEAART; this is encoded by the coding sequence ATGACCGACTCCGCCGACGTCCCGAAGAGCCGACGGCCACGCAAGCGCCTGCACTACGGCGAGGGGCGCGAGGCCCTGCTCAACGCCGCCGTGCGCGTGGTGGCGCGGGGCGGGTTGCGCAAGCTCACCTATCGGGCGGTCGCGGAGGAGGCGGGGGTCACCCACGGGCTCGTGGTGCACCACTTCGGCTCGCGTGACGCCCTGATCGAGGAGGCCCTCGCCCACACCATCCGCACCTCTCTCGACACCAGCTCCCTCGAACCGGGCACCGGAAAGGTCACGGACTTCTCCACCGGTCTGTCGGAGATGGTCACGGCCGATCCGGACACCCAGGCGTTCCAGTACGAACTGCTGCTGGAGTCCCGCCGCAGGCCGGAGCTGCTGCCGCAGATCCGTGAGCTCTACGACGAGTACTTCGACGCCGCCCAGCGCGAGCTGGGCCGGATGCTGCCGGCCGGCGCGGACAGGGCGCTGACCCGGCTGGTCTTCGCCGCGCTCGACGGTCTCGTGCTGCACCAGCTGGTCTTCGACGAGCCCGACGTCACGGAGCGGGCCGTGGAAGAGCTGCGTGTCCTCCTGCGGCTGCTCCACGCCGACGGCGAGGGGCGCGAGGACGGCGCGACCGACGCGGCGGCGGGCGAGGCCGGCTCGACGGGCGCGACCGACGCGACGGGCAAGGCCGACGCGGTGGGCGAAGCCGCCCGCACCTAG
- a CDS encoding ferredoxin: MKVVVDMNKCQDHGQCVFAAPDVFRLDENGRLAYVSDPDDALVDEVEEAADVCPLQAIRIEG; this comes from the coding sequence ATGAAGGTCGTCGTCGACATGAACAAGTGCCAGGACCACGGACAGTGCGTCTTCGCCGCCCCCGACGTCTTCCGGCTCGACGAGAACGGGCGTCTGGCCTATGTCAGCGACCCCGACGACGCACTGGTGGACGAGGTCGAGGAAGCCGCCGACGTCTGCCCGCTCCAGGCCATCCGGATCGAGGGCTGA
- a CDS encoding fumarylacetoacetate hydrolase family protein → MTEYRRILLDGATVQVTVDGDELVAGDGRRVKIEEAHHLPPVVPSKVVAVHLNHRSRVDEFRIELPETPTYFHKPTSSLNAHKGAIVRPEGCKWLNYEGEVAIVIGRTARNISPAEAGAYIAGYTIANDYGLHDFRDTDAGSMLRVKGSDTLCPLGPGLVTDWDFHGKRLRTYVNGEVVQDGSTDEMKWDMHYLVADIARTITLYPGDVLLSGTPANSRPVQPGDVVEVEVEGLGRLTNHVVTGPTAVRADVGAQPTESEEVLSTALGGDWEFRGIRPPRR, encoded by the coding sequence ATGACCGAGTACCGCCGCATCCTCCTGGACGGCGCCACCGTCCAGGTCACCGTCGACGGGGACGAGCTCGTCGCCGGGGACGGCCGTCGCGTCAAGATCGAGGAGGCGCATCACCTTCCGCCGGTCGTGCCGTCGAAGGTGGTCGCCGTCCACCTCAACCACCGCAGCCGGGTCGACGAGTTCCGGATCGAACTGCCCGAGACGCCGACCTACTTCCACAAGCCGACCTCCTCCCTCAACGCCCACAAAGGCGCGATCGTCCGCCCCGAGGGCTGCAAGTGGCTCAACTACGAGGGCGAGGTCGCCATCGTCATCGGGAGGACGGCCAGGAACATCTCCCCGGCCGAGGCGGGCGCGTACATCGCCGGCTACACGATCGCCAACGACTACGGCCTGCACGACTTCCGTGACACCGACGCCGGTTCGATGCTGCGGGTGAAGGGGTCCGACACCCTCTGCCCACTCGGCCCGGGCCTGGTCACCGACTGGGACTTCCACGGCAAGCGGCTGCGGACGTACGTCAACGGCGAGGTCGTCCAGGACGGATCGACGGACGAGATGAAGTGGGACATGCACTACCTCGTCGCCGACATCGCCCGCACCATCACGCTGTACCCGGGGGACGTGCTGCTCTCCGGCACCCCGGCCAACTCCCGGCCCGTACAGCCCGGTGATGTCGTCGAGGTGGAGGTGGAGGGCCTCGGACGGCTCACCAACCACGTCGTCACCGGCCCCACCGCCGTACGCGCCGACGTCGGCGCGCAGCCCACCGAGTCCGAGGAGGTCCTGTCCACGGCACTCGGCGGCGACTGGGAGTTCCGTGGCATCCGGCCGCCGCGGCGGTGA
- a CDS encoding acetoacetate decarboxylase family protein, with amino-acid sequence MTSVRGFLHPKTASGASSLIPSPPWHYSGDLLTVEYRTDPARVRELLPQPLELADEDPGAVALIWADWQSCSASGAELLDPVRSQYKEAFAVVRCGYKGRTYSRCVHIWVDKDFAIARGLHQGYPKKLGSIHQTRPHPYGPAPRIAAGARFGATLAAADRRLAQAVVTLREPAETNGFVNAHPMAHHRWLPSIETGKGLALDELIETGAASFEGGQPWVGEAELELFEAPTEELARLEVREPIAAYYRQVGVVWDGGRLLESGTSEASAE; translated from the coding sequence ATGACCAGTGTCCGTGGATTCCTCCACCCCAAGACGGCGAGCGGAGCCTCGTCGCTGATCCCGTCGCCGCCGTGGCACTACTCGGGCGACCTGCTGACGGTCGAGTACCGCACGGATCCGGCGCGGGTGCGTGAACTGCTGCCCCAGCCGCTGGAGTTGGCCGACGAGGACCCGGGAGCCGTGGCTCTCATCTGGGCCGACTGGCAGTCCTGCTCGGCGTCGGGAGCGGAACTGCTCGACCCCGTGCGCTCCCAGTACAAGGAGGCCTTCGCGGTCGTCCGCTGCGGGTACAAGGGGCGGACGTACTCGCGGTGCGTCCACATCTGGGTCGACAAGGACTTCGCGATCGCCCGCGGGCTGCACCAGGGGTACCCGAAGAAGCTCGGGTCCATCCACCAGACGCGGCCGCATCCGTACGGGCCCGCTCCGCGGATCGCGGCCGGGGCCCGGTTCGGGGCGACCCTGGCCGCGGCCGACCGGAGGCTGGCCCAGGCGGTGGTGACACTGCGGGAGCCGGCGGAGACGAACGGGTTCGTGAACGCGCATCCCATGGCGCATCACCGGTGGCTGCCGTCGATCGAGACCGGGAAGGGGCTGGCGCTGGACGAGTTGATCGAGACCGGGGCGGCGTCCTTCGAGGGGGGTCAGCCGTGGGTGGGTGAGGCGGAGCTGGAGTTGTTCGAGGCGCCGACGGAGGAACTGGCCCGGTTGGAGGTTCGTGAGCCGATCGCCGCGTACTACCGCCAGGTCGGGGTTGTCTGGGACGGGGGGCGACTTCTGGAGTCCGGGACGTCCGAGGCGTCTGCCGAGTGA
- a CDS encoding APC family permease, with translation MDSQTAVAPHSSPDPSTAGRLKPDSLGVLGILFFVLSAQAPLTGIAGAVPIAVVIGNGAGVPAAYLAAGVVILLFSIGFVAMGRHVVDAGAFYTYIGKGLGRSAGSGSAGVALFAYCAIQAAMYGLYGATVSGLVEHYTGASIAWWVWALVTMVVVQVLGAAGIEMGAKVLAVFVLAEFSILIAFAFVTFFKGGGPEGLGLADSFSPDAALQGAPGVALMFAVASMFGFEATAIYGEEAREPRRTVPRATYLSVAVVTGFFAFTSWMLVSAHGASRATAEAGKALEGGDAAGWVFAPIAAEFGAWTGDVLPVLLATSLFAGILAFHNSANRYLFSLGREGLLPRGLTTLNGRHSPWAAGLVQTVIAAALVLPFALLGKDPVLTLFSWFSGVAVLAMMLLYFLTSVSVVVFFRRSRADTRPWNTLIAPVLGALGIAGAIWLIIENFTTLIGGDRTTAVWLQLTVPAVLVLGLVVARLTRGARTVTD, from the coding sequence GTGGACAGTCAGACGGCGGTCGCCCCGCACAGCTCACCAGACCCATCCACCGCAGGCAGGCTCAAGCCCGATTCGCTCGGCGTCCTGGGCATCCTCTTCTTCGTCCTTTCCGCCCAGGCCCCGCTGACCGGCATCGCCGGAGCCGTCCCCATCGCCGTCGTCATCGGCAACGGGGCCGGCGTCCCCGCCGCGTACCTCGCGGCCGGCGTCGTGATCCTGCTGTTCTCCATCGGCTTCGTCGCCATGGGCCGCCACGTCGTGGACGCCGGCGCCTTCTACACGTACATCGGCAAGGGGCTGGGCCGCTCGGCCGGCTCCGGCAGCGCCGGTGTCGCGCTCTTCGCCTACTGCGCCATCCAGGCCGCGATGTACGGCCTGTACGGCGCGACGGTGAGCGGCCTCGTCGAGCACTACACCGGCGCGAGCATCGCGTGGTGGGTCTGGGCGCTGGTCACGATGGTCGTGGTGCAGGTCCTCGGCGCCGCCGGGATCGAGATGGGCGCCAAGGTCCTGGCCGTGTTCGTCCTGGCGGAGTTCAGCATCCTGATCGCCTTCGCCTTCGTGACCTTCTTCAAGGGCGGCGGCCCCGAGGGGCTCGGCCTCGCCGACAGCTTCTCGCCGGACGCGGCGCTCCAGGGCGCCCCCGGTGTGGCGCTGATGTTCGCCGTGGCGTCCATGTTCGGTTTCGAGGCGACCGCCATCTACGGCGAGGAGGCCCGGGAGCCCCGGAGGACCGTCCCCCGCGCCACCTATCTGTCCGTCGCGGTGGTCACCGGTTTCTTCGCCTTCACCTCGTGGATGCTGGTCTCCGCGCACGGCGCCTCCCGGGCCACGGCCGAGGCGGGCAAGGCGCTGGAGGGCGGCGACGCCGCCGGCTGGGTCTTCGCGCCCATCGCGGCGGAGTTCGGCGCCTGGACCGGCGACGTCCTGCCCGTGCTGCTGGCCACCTCGCTGTTCGCCGGCATCCTGGCCTTCCACAACTCCGCCAACCGCTATCTGTTCTCCCTGGGCCGCGAGGGCCTGCTGCCGCGCGGGCTCACCACACTGAACGGACGCCACTCCCCCTGGGCGGCCGGCCTCGTCCAGACCGTGATCGCGGCGGCCCTGGTCCTGCCCTTCGCGCTGCTGGGCAAGGACCCCGTGCTCACGCTGTTCTCCTGGTTCAGCGGGGTGGCCGTCCTGGCGATGATGCTGCTGTACTTCCTGACCTCCGTCTCCGTGGTGGTCTTCTTCCGCCGCTCACGTGCCGACACCCGGCCCTGGAACACCCTGATCGCCCCGGTCCTGGGCGCGCTCGGCATCGCCGGGGCGATCTGGCTGATCATCGAGAACTTCACCACCCTCATCGGCGGCGACCGGACCACCGCCGTGTGGCTGCAACTGACCGTTCCCGCGGTGCTGGTCCTGGGGCTCGTCGTGGCACGGCTGACCCGGGGCGCCCGGACCGTCACGGACTGA
- a CDS encoding glutamine synthetase family protein — translation MSASETPAVRQHQERLAAEGIDVVRVTYPDLIGTDRARDVLLDQLPTACEHGLAFCRAVYHTSPQGDVVPVAGGLDAGLPDIHVRPDLDTLVALPWEPGVATCLGETVDPATGAPAPESPRDLLRSVLARCAEQGLRPVVGPELEYFLCDADPASPSGWKRYSGATGAVYTAGLRADPDNHLLRTLRHLRDLRIGVTNGNHEFDGGQFEINLAHSEALSAADRSFRFKAAVKELARKEGRLATFMARPFNDAGGSGFHLHLSCDDERGRNTFDDPTGRHGLSDTARHAIAGVLAHAPALAALANPTVNSYKRFGPDTLAPWLIDWGLDNRSAMVRVPPERGSGARLELRLGDAGANPYLLIAGTIAAALLGVRAGEEPPAPLEGYGYDTARSAVLPMDLSAALDALEADTALTEILGKAFTTSYLTYKRDEVARFQRHVTDWEFTEYAYHL, via the coding sequence GTGAGCGCATCCGAAACACCGGCCGTCAGGCAACACCAGGAGCGGCTGGCCGCCGAGGGCATCGACGTGGTCCGGGTGACCTACCCCGACCTGATCGGTACCGACCGGGCCCGGGACGTGCTGCTCGACCAGTTGCCGACGGCCTGCGAGCACGGGCTCGCCTTCTGCCGGGCGGTCTACCACACCTCACCCCAGGGCGACGTGGTCCCCGTGGCCGGCGGTCTGGACGCGGGCCTGCCCGACATCCATGTGCGCCCCGACCTCGACACCCTGGTCGCCCTCCCCTGGGAGCCCGGTGTCGCCACCTGCCTCGGCGAGACCGTCGACCCGGCGACCGGGGCGCCCGCCCCCGAATCCCCCCGCGACCTGCTGCGCTCGGTGCTCGCCCGCTGCGCCGAGCAGGGCCTGCGCCCGGTGGTCGGCCCCGAACTCGAGTACTTCCTCTGCGACGCGGACCCGGCCTCCCCGAGCGGCTGGAAGCGCTACTCCGGCGCCACCGGCGCCGTCTACACCGCCGGCCTGCGCGCCGACCCCGACAACCATCTGCTGCGCACCCTGCGCCACCTCCGCGACCTGCGCATCGGCGTCACCAACGGCAACCACGAGTTCGACGGCGGCCAGTTCGAGATCAACCTGGCGCACTCGGAGGCGCTCTCGGCCGCCGACCGCTCCTTCCGCTTCAAGGCCGCCGTCAAGGAACTCGCCCGCAAGGAGGGCCGTCTCGCCACCTTCATGGCCAGGCCCTTCAACGACGCGGGCGGCTCCGGCTTCCACCTCCATCTGTCCTGCGACGACGAGCGGGGCCGCAACACCTTCGACGACCCAACGGGCCGCCACGGACTGTCCGACACCGCCCGCCACGCCATCGCCGGTGTCCTCGCCCACGCCCCGGCGCTCGCCGCCCTCGCCAACCCGACCGTCAACTCCTACAAACGCTTCGGCCCGGACACCCTCGCCCCCTGGCTGATCGACTGGGGCCTGGACAACCGCAGCGCCATGGTCCGCGTCCCGCCCGAGCGCGGCTCCGGCGCCCGGCTCGAACTGCGCCTCGGCGACGCCGGCGCCAACCCCTACCTGCTGATCGCGGGCACGATCGCCGCCGCGCTGCTCGGCGTCCGCGCGGGCGAGGAACCCCCGGCCCCACTGGAGGGCTACGGCTACGACACCGCCAGGTCGGCCGTGCTGCCGATGGACCTCTCCGCCGCCCTCGACGCCCTGGAGGCGGACACCGCCCTCACCGAGATCCTCGGCAAGGCCTTCACCACCTCCTACCTCACCTACAAGCGCGACGAGGTCGCACGCTTCCAACGGCACGTCACCGACTGGGAGTTCACCGAGTACGCCTACCACCTGTGA
- a CDS encoding NAD(P)/FAD-dependent oxidoreductase — MVVAGASMAGLRAAEQLRAAGWTGAITLVGEEPHMPYNRPPLSKEVLAGKAAFESLAFRPRASVADVEWRLGTRVVASRLAERTVDLDDGSRLSYDALVVATGMRPRRLSCPGPLAGRHTVRTLADARGLRAELTRPGARVVVVGAGFIGCEVAATAVGLGVAEVTVVDPLPLPMVGPLGELLGHALLRRHEERGVRFALGAGVAGFEGEDRVTGVVLADGTVLPADVVVESVGSLANTEWLDGNGLDLTDGVLTDEQLRVGGRPEVVAVGDVARFPNARYDGVPRRVEHWSIPTDTAKHAAKVLTGAGPAPFAPLPTFWSDQHDFRLQSFGAPALGRDDVRVLDGDPAADVLVGYHHHGRLVGVVALGGPATVSAAARHRAALLQQPALTA, encoded by the coding sequence GTGGTCGTCGCCGGCGCCTCCATGGCCGGTCTGCGCGCCGCCGAGCAGCTGCGCGCGGCGGGCTGGACCGGGGCGATCACCCTGGTCGGCGAGGAACCGCACATGCCCTACAACCGGCCTCCGCTCTCCAAGGAGGTGCTGGCCGGAAAGGCGGCCTTCGAGTCGCTGGCCTTCCGGCCCCGGGCGAGCGTGGCCGACGTGGAGTGGCGGCTCGGCACCAGGGTCGTCGCCTCCCGCCTCGCCGAGCGGACCGTCGACCTCGACGACGGATCACGGCTGTCGTACGACGCTCTGGTCGTCGCCACCGGTATGCGGCCCCGGCGGCTGTCCTGTCCCGGTCCGCTCGCCGGCCGGCACACCGTCCGCACCCTCGCCGACGCGCGGGGCCTGCGGGCGGAACTGACCCGGCCCGGAGCCCGGGTGGTCGTGGTCGGGGCCGGGTTCATCGGCTGCGAGGTGGCCGCCACCGCCGTGGGTCTCGGAGTCGCCGAGGTGACGGTCGTGGATCCGCTGCCGCTGCCCATGGTCGGCCCGCTCGGCGAGTTGCTCGGGCACGCGCTGCTGCGACGGCACGAGGAGCGCGGGGTGCGGTTCGCGCTCGGCGCCGGTGTCGCCGGGTTCGAGGGCGAGGACCGGGTCACGGGCGTGGTGCTCGCCGACGGGACCGTACTGCCCGCCGATGTGGTGGTGGAGTCGGTCGGTTCGCTGGCGAACACCGAGTGGCTCGACGGCAACGGTCTCGACCTGACCGACGGGGTGCTCACCGACGAGCAGCTCCGGGTCGGCGGACGGCCCGAGGTGGTCGCGGTGGGTGACGTCGCCCGCTTCCCCAACGCCCGCTACGACGGAGTACCGCGCCGGGTCGAGCACTGGTCCATCCCCACGGACACCGCCAAGCACGCGGCGAAGGTCCTCACCGGCGCCGGGCCCGCGCCCTTCGCGCCGCTGCCGACCTTCTGGAGCGACCAGCACGACTTCCGGCTCCAGTCCTTCGGCGCACCCGCGCTCGGCAGGGACGACGTACGGGTCCTGGACGGCGATCCGGCCGCGGACGTCCTGGTCGGCTACCACCATCACGGCCGGCTGGTGGGGGTCGTCGCGCTCGGCGGCCCCGCGACCGTCTCCGCCGCCGCCCGCCACCGCGCCGCACTGCTCCAGCAGCCCGCCCTCACCGCGTAA
- a CDS encoding aldehyde dehydrogenase gives MPAPAHDTLLRRAEELDPPDQHHIDGVDEPGGGASFAVVSPRDGRLLVEVADAGSAEVDLAVAAARRAFDSGPWPRLAPADRGRILLRVAELLQEKREQLALTITLEMGKPYTEAHDIELRAAINTFRWYGQLADKLTDESPHTSPDALALVTREPAGVVGAVVPWNFPLTLASWKVAPALAAGCTVVLKPSENSPLSALLLGRIATEAGLPAGVLNVVTGDGPTAGRAIGLHPGVDVLAFTGSTAVGRHFLRYAADSNLKRVWLELGGKSPNIILPDAPDLERAAATAAWGIFFNQGEMCTAPSRLLVHSSVAERVTEAIVARARELRVGDPLDPATEMGALVREAHLDRVLDHIGTGVDEGARLLAGGERTLHHTGGSYLRPTVFDRVEPGMRLAREEIFGPVLSVLTFDDLDEAVRLANATEYGLAAGLWTSDLSTAHRVSRALRAGTVWVNCYEEGDLTVPFGGMKQSGNGRDKSAHALEKYTELKTTWIQL, from the coding sequence ATGCCCGCCCCCGCCCACGACACCCTGCTCCGTCGCGCCGAGGAGCTGGATCCGCCCGACCAGCACCACATCGACGGGGTGGACGAGCCGGGCGGGGGCGCCTCCTTCGCCGTCGTGTCGCCCCGCGACGGGCGGCTCCTGGTCGAGGTCGCCGACGCCGGGAGCGCCGAGGTCGACCTGGCCGTGGCCGCCGCCCGCCGCGCGTTCGACTCCGGCCCGTGGCCCCGTCTCGCCCCCGCCGACCGCGGCCGGATCCTGCTGCGCGTCGCCGAGCTCCTTCAGGAGAAGCGGGAGCAGCTCGCCCTGACCATCACCCTGGAGATGGGCAAGCCGTACACGGAGGCGCACGACATCGAACTGCGCGCGGCGATCAACACCTTCCGCTGGTACGGGCAGCTGGCCGACAAACTCACCGACGAGTCGCCCCACACCTCCCCCGACGCCCTGGCCCTGGTCACCAGGGAACCCGCCGGTGTCGTGGGGGCGGTGGTGCCTTGGAACTTTCCACTCACGCTGGCGAGTTGGAAGGTCGCCCCGGCGCTGGCGGCCGGCTGCACGGTCGTCCTGAAGCCGTCCGAGAACTCCCCGCTGTCCGCCCTGCTCCTCGGCCGGATCGCCACCGAGGCGGGACTGCCGGCGGGTGTCCTCAACGTCGTCACCGGTGACGGGCCCACGGCGGGGCGGGCCATCGGACTCCACCCCGGCGTGGACGTGCTGGCGTTCACCGGGTCCACGGCGGTCGGCCGGCATTTCCTGCGCTACGCCGCCGACTCCAACCTCAAGCGCGTCTGGCTGGAGCTGGGCGGCAAGTCGCCGAACATCATCCTCCCCGACGCCCCCGACCTGGAGAGGGCCGCCGCCACCGCCGCCTGGGGCATCTTCTTCAACCAGGGCGAGATGTGCACCGCGCCCTCCCGGCTCCTGGTGCACTCCTCCGTCGCCGAACGCGTCACCGAGGCGATCGTGGCCCGAGCCCGGGAGCTGCGTGTCGGCGACCCTCTCGACCCGGCCACCGAGATGGGCGCCCTGGTCCGCGAGGCCCACCTCGACCGGGTCCTCGACCACATCGGCACCGGCGTGGACGAAGGCGCGCGACTGCTGGCGGGCGGCGAGCGCACCCTGCACCACACCGGCGGCAGCTATCTGCGGCCCACCGTCTTCGACCGGGTGGAGCCGGGCATGCGGCTGGCCCGCGAGGAGATCTTCGGCCCGGTCCTGTCCGTCCTCACCTTCGACGACCTCGACGAGGCCGTGCGGCTGGCCAACGCCACCGAGTACGGTCTCGCCGCCGGGCTGTGGACCTCCGACCTGTCCACCGCCCACCGGGTCTCGCGTGCGCTGCGGGCCGGCACGGTGTGGGTCAACTGCTACGAGGAGGGCGACCTGACCGTCCCCTTCGGCGGCATGAAGCAGTCGGGCAACGGCCGTGACAAGTCCGCCCACGCCCTGGAGAAGTACACCGAGTTGAAGACCACGTGGATCCAGCTGTGA